A DNA window from Bacteroidota bacterium contains the following coding sequences:
- a CDS encoding glycoside hydrolase family 99-like domain-containing protein, with protein sequence MNTESTSHPRSDHLKYFAVYLPQFHPIPENNDWWGPGFTEWTNVTKSKPLFRGHYQPRIPRDLGFYDLRYHPTMIKQAELARSYGIDGFLFYHYWFNGKQLIEKPVNQWRDSGKPDFPFALFWANETWSRRWIGDDSKILIEQTYSEADDHRHCAYLVHMFKDERYIRIDNRPVFIIYRPQHHEDIGRFIRILRQACTDAGLPPAYVIGSNSHSRWKDLMPLGLDCNLDFQPKIGRLPDQEKDGWHWRRFFRNIYRRFGLHPYKVYDEVRIRPLLEGKLFKPHHIPSLIVSWDNSPRRGKEGIVIHNSSPENYGNSLDRITRREITTPGSHHIVVINAWNEWAEGNYLEPDQKWGHAYLQKTLEIKKKYTNG encoded by the coding sequence ATGAATACGGAATCAACCTCACATCCACGAAGTGATCATCTGAAGTATTTTGCGGTGTATCTGCCGCAGTTTCACCCCATCCCTGAAAACAACGACTGGTGGGGCCCCGGATTTACTGAATGGACAAATGTAACCAAATCGAAACCCTTGTTCCGGGGTCATTATCAGCCCCGAATCCCACGTGATCTGGGTTTTTATGATTTGCGTTACCACCCGACGATGATTAAGCAGGCCGAACTGGCCAGATCCTACGGAATTGATGGATTCCTGTTCTACCATTATTGGTTTAATGGCAAGCAACTGATTGAGAAACCAGTCAACCAATGGCGCGACTCAGGAAAACCTGACTTCCCTTTTGCGCTTTTCTGGGCCAATGAAACCTGGTCCCGGCGTTGGATCGGGGATGATTCAAAAATTCTGATCGAGCAAACCTATTCTGAGGCCGATGATCATCGGCATTGTGCCTATCTCGTTCATATGTTTAAGGATGAACGGTATATACGGATCGACAATCGTCCCGTTTTCATTATTTACCGTCCCCAGCACCACGAAGACATCGGCCGCTTTATCAGGATTCTTCGGCAGGCCTGCACAGACGCCGGGCTTCCGCCGGCTTATGTGATCGGATCGAACAGTCATTCACGATGGAAAGATCTGATGCCTCTGGGTTTGGATTGCAATCTGGATTTTCAACCAAAGATCGGAAGGCTGCCCGATCAGGAAAAGGATGGATGGCATTGGAGACGTTTCTTCAGGAACATCTACCGCCGGTTCGGTTTGCACCCTTATAAAGTCTATGATGAGGTGAGAATCCGACCACTTCTCGAAGGGAAACTGTTTAAACCACACCACATTCCGTCCCTCATCGTCAGTTGGGATAACAGTCCGAGACGTGGGAAGGAAGGGATTGTCATTCACAATTCCTCACCCGAGAATTATGGGAATTCGCTGGACCGCATCACCCGCCGGGAAATCACCACGCCGGGGTCCCATCACATTGTGGTGATCAATGCATGGAATGAGTGGGCAGAGGGAAATTATCTGGAACCAGACCAGAAATGGGGACATGCCTACCTGCAGAAAACGCTCGAAATCAAAAAGAAATACACGAACGGGTAA
- a CDS encoding glycoside hydrolase family 99-like domain-containing protein: MKTHPTSDRLKYWAIYLPQFHPIPENDEWWGPGFTEWTNVTRSKPLFKGHYQPRIPADLGFYDLRHHPTMIEQARLAKRYGIDGFLFYHYWFNGKQLLERPVNQWVKEGTPDFPFALFWANETWSRRWLGEEKNILIEQTYSAEDDIEHCRYLVSVFKDPRYIRIENRPVFIIYRPLHHEDIKRFRQNLTDACLEAGLPEPYLIGSNSHSVGVDYLEHGFDCNLDFHPRLGRLRFKSEDGWHWRRFFRNIYRGFGFHPYKVYDEKRTRPLMTGVRFRYKYIPSVYVSWDNSPRRGKDGIIIHNCSPEHYGEALDIITNREISSPDTHHIVVINAWNEWAEGNYLEPDQKWGHAYLQKTFEIKKKYSAS, encoded by the coding sequence ATGAAAACACACCCAACCAGCGACCGACTGAAATACTGGGCCATCTATCTGCCACAGTTTCACCCGATTCCGGAAAATGATGAATGGTGGGGCCCCGGCTTTACAGAATGGACCAATGTGACCCGATCGAAGCCCCTGTTCAAAGGGCATTACCAGCCCAGAATCCCGGCTGATCTGGGATTTTATGATCTCAGGCACCATCCGACCATGATAGAACAAGCCCGTCTGGCCAAGCGTTACGGCATCGATGGCTTTCTGTTTTATCATTACTGGTTTAATGGAAAGCAACTGCTCGAACGGCCGGTCAATCAATGGGTGAAGGAAGGAACTCCTGATTTCCCGTTTGCTCTTTTCTGGGCCAATGAAACCTGGTCACGACGGTGGCTGGGAGAGGAAAAAAACATCCTGATCGAACAAACCTATTCAGCCGAGGATGATATTGAGCATTGCCGGTATCTGGTTTCGGTTTTCAAAGACCCCCGGTATATCAGAATTGAAAACCGGCCCGTTTTTATAATCTACCGCCCCCTGCATCACGAGGATATCAAACGGTTCAGACAGAATCTGACCGATGCCTGTCTGGAAGCCGGTCTGCCCGAACCTTACCTGATTGGTTCCAACAGTCATTCGGTTGGTGTTGATTACCTGGAACATGGATTTGACTGCAATCTTGATTTTCATCCGCGGTTGGGCCGTCTTCGTTTCAAATCTGAAGATGGCTGGCATTGGCGCCGGTTTTTCAGGAACATTTACCGCGGCTTCGGTTTTCACCCCTACAAGGTCTATGATGAGAAACGGACCCGGCCCCTGATGACGGGCGTCCGGTTCAGATACAAATACATACCCTCGGTCTATGTCAGCTGGGATAACAGTCCACGCCGGGGGAAGGATGGTATCATTATTCATAACTGTTCACCCGAACATTACGGTGAAGCACTTGACATCATCACCAACCGCGAGATCAGTTCACCGGATACCCATCATATTGTGGTGATCAATGCCTGGAACGAATGGGCGGAAGGCAACTATCTGGAACCCGATCAGAAGTGGGGTCATGCCTACCTTCAGAAAACATTCGAAATCAAAAAGAAATATTCTGCTTCATGA
- a CDS encoding glycoside hydrolase family 99-like domain-containing protein has translation MKVFSFFLPQFHPIPQNDEWWGAGFTEWTNVARSVPKFRGHYQPHLPADLGFYDLRLADTRHQQADLARQYGIDGFIYYHYWFNGTRLLHEPLDFLLTKQAPGFPYFFCWANENWTRRWDGMEANILIKQDYSFADDLEHIRFLIPFFKTEAYHKRLGCPVLAVYRTELLPDPAETVRIWREEVKKAGFPDLFLIRIENLGPRPDPASEGFDAALEFAPDQVIRGPRLYHGRRYEWLSAMGLLEKGKVENRLYRYDSLVRAMLNKRKPGYRWYRCACPSWDNSARRQQGASLFLDPDPALFREWVTTLLRDSLSQQPEEDQFIAINAWNEWAEGCHLEPDQRYGHAWLEAVRDAKRDAGCL, from the coding sequence ATGAAGGTTTTTTCCTTTTTCCTCCCGCAATTTCATCCGATTCCACAGAATGATGAATGGTGGGGAGCCGGATTCACCGAATGGACCAATGTTGCCCGCAGTGTACCCAAATTCAGGGGACACTATCAGCCTCATTTACCGGCTGATCTGGGATTTTACGATCTCAGGTTAGCGGACACCCGGCACCAGCAGGCCGATCTGGCCCGTCAATATGGGATTGATGGATTCATCTACTACCATTATTGGTTTAATGGAACGCGGCTTCTGCATGAACCTCTCGATTTTCTGTTGACCAAACAGGCTCCCGGATTCCCCTACTTTTTCTGCTGGGCCAATGAAAACTGGACCCGGCGCTGGGACGGAATGGAAGCCAACATTCTGATCAAACAGGACTATTCCTTTGCCGATGATCTTGAGCATATCCGGTTTCTCATTCCGTTTTTTAAAACAGAGGCCTATCATAAACGGCTTGGGTGCCCGGTACTGGCCGTTTACCGCACCGAACTGCTGCCCGATCCGGCAGAAACGGTACGGATCTGGCGTGAAGAAGTTAAAAAGGCCGGCTTCCCCGACCTGTTCCTGATCAGAATCGAAAATCTGGGCCCCAGACCAGATCCTGCAAGCGAGGGGTTTGATGCTGCGTTGGAATTTGCCCCCGATCAGGTTATCAGAGGACCCCGCTTGTATCATGGCCGACGGTATGAATGGCTCTCTGCCATGGGACTGCTCGAAAAAGGAAAAGTTGAAAACCGGCTGTACCGGTACGATTCACTCGTCAGAGCCATGTTGAATAAACGAAAACCTGGTTACCGCTGGTACCGGTGCGCCTGTCCATCCTGGGATAATTCGGCACGGCGCCAGCAAGGTGCCAGTCTGTTCCTAGATCCGGATCCCGCCCTGTTCAGAGAATGGGTAACCACCCTGCTCAGAGATTCCCTCAGCCAGCAACCAGAGGAGGATCAGTTTATTGCCATCAATGCATGGAATGAATGGGCAGAAGGATGTCACCTGGAACCAGACCAGCGGTATGGTCATGCCTGGCTTGAAGCAGTCCGCGATGCCAAACGGGATGCCGGATGTCTGTAA
- a CDS encoding glycosyltransferase family 2 protein, translated as MSVTNQPAVSVILPNYNHARFLPDRLNSILNQTFSQFELILLDDCSTDHSRQILSEVSDPRITHRIFNTENSGSPFAQWNRGVQLARAPLIWIAESDDLCDATFLEKLVPYFDGHPDLALVYCQSAIIDSNGSVAGSQLGWTADFGSDRWNTGFVADGSAEISQYLLRKSTIPNASAVVFRRDLFPSDLAFSRFRQTGDTLIWCLIIAGKQLRFLPDSLNLHRHHQETVRAGTSRSRRLIDIIRLSLELERRLGLTRSDRNELIIRIDSLAGDMEKERVFPNYFFPLLLSVLPHVLRQPYFHTVGLVLKTFIRFFKFRIQSRLGIR; from the coding sequence ATGTCTGTAACCAACCAGCCAGCGGTATCGGTCATTCTTCCGAATTATAATCATGCCAGATTCCTCCCGGACCGGTTAAACTCGATTCTGAATCAGACTTTCAGCCAGTTTGAACTGATTCTGCTCGATGATTGCTCAACCGATCACAGCCGGCAGATTTTATCGGAAGTCAGCGACCCGCGAATCACACACCGGATTTTTAATACTGAAAACAGCGGAAGTCCGTTTGCACAATGGAACCGCGGGGTGCAACTGGCACGCGCTCCGCTGATCTGGATTGCCGAAAGTGACGACCTGTGCGACGCCACCTTTCTCGAAAAACTGGTTCCTTACTTTGACGGTCATCCTGACCTGGCATTGGTCTATTGTCAGTCTGCCATTATCGATTCCAACGGGTCCGTTGCAGGTTCTCAGCTCGGCTGGACAGCCGATTTCGGTTCGGACCGGTGGAACACCGGATTCGTGGCAGACGGCTCAGCAGAAATAAGTCAGTACCTGCTCAGAAAATCAACCATACCCAATGCCAGCGCGGTGGTATTCCGGCGTGACCTTTTTCCCTCCGATCTGGCCTTTTCCCGGTTCAGACAAACCGGAGATACCCTCATCTGGTGTCTGATCATTGCCGGGAAACAACTTCGTTTCTTACCCGATTCACTGAATCTGCACCGCCACCATCAGGAAACAGTCAGGGCTGGCACCTCACGGTCCCGGCGATTGATCGATATCATCCGGCTGTCCCTGGAACTGGAACGCCGTCTCGGATTAACCAGATCGGACCGGAACGAATTGATCATCCGGATAGACTCCCTGGCCGGGGATATGGAAAAGGAACGGGTTTTTCCGAACTACTTTTTTCCCCTGCTACTTTCAGTATTGCCACACGTGCTCAGGCAACCCTATTTCCATACCGTTGGTCTGGTTCTGAAGACCTTTATCCGTTTTTTTAAGTTCCGTATTCAATCCCGGCTTGGTATCAGGTAA
- a CDS encoding sulfotransferase family 2 domain-containing protein: MISHKHKVIFIHQRKCAGSSIISSFGLTTADPEWHAFNDGVVSENPWWSEVRQHHADYHIFTVVRNPWDRFISAWKYLPALRNLPLETVLQNLPREGHDFRHITRPQSQILLDRNGSLVANILRFENLQADFDQFCTTSGIPLRTLPTINQTEHDHYSRYFKTKKTRDLFERHFWLDITLFGYEFDDGHKPGRSFHFPWKTSFSVVS, translated from the coding sequence ATGATCTCACATAAACACAAAGTCATTTTCATCCATCAGCGGAAATGCGCTGGCAGTTCAATTATCTCCTCCTTCGGATTAACCACCGCCGATCCCGAGTGGCATGCATTTAATGACGGCGTTGTATCAGAAAATCCCTGGTGGAGTGAAGTCAGACAACACCACGCCGACTACCACATCTTTACCGTGGTCCGGAATCCCTGGGACCGGTTTATTTCAGCCTGGAAATACCTGCCCGCCCTCCGGAACCTGCCATTGGAAACGGTGCTTCAGAACCTCCCCCGTGAGGGTCATGATTTCAGGCATATCACCCGCCCGCAATCTCAGATCCTGCTGGACAGAAATGGATCCCTGGTCGCCAACATCCTCAGGTTCGAGAATCTTCAGGCCGACTTTGATCAGTTTTGCACCACCTCCGGTATTCCGCTGAGGACACTGCCAACCATCAATCAGACCGAACATGATCACTACAGCAGGTATTTCAAGACAAAGAAAACCCGCGACCTGTTTGAACGTCATTTCTGGCTCGATATCACCCTTTTTGGGTATGAATTTGACGATGGACACAAGCCCGGTCGTTCTTTTCATTTCCCATGGAAGACGTCATTTTCGGTCGTATCTTAA